The following coding sequences are from one Cydia splendana chromosome 15, ilCydSple1.2, whole genome shotgun sequence window:
- the LOC134797404 gene encoding mitochondrial import receptor subunit TOM40 homolog: MDINDQTFKDEFSKFISSLQKLLPKKKDFINIEPLKPKVIRLADVHNEAKSVFPKCFIGTKLVIMREILDRVKLLQQYNYGRSKESYKCYDLFIHKEMEPKSPQEGLIVDWTGSATATYNESFDGYDMRLISKIKDLISSENEITLEKCGEKTIASVSCTMKDVDPNTAQLMAHWMYQIVPELAIGTELGIQPMIYPPTPTVSISARYEKPSFTLSGTLSRLGFQGCLFKQMDSNLRIATIVNESPKGPATIGIALSKKYINGSYVKIFVDSQRCGGFTVQKDVLFHDPPNELRVVSLVASVLLDRQRRVRLGFGFNLDF, encoded by the coding sequence ATGGACATCAATGACCAAACATTCAAGGATGAATTCAGCAAGTTTATCTCCAGTCTACAGAAACTCCTGCCCAAGAAAAAAGATTTCATCAACATCGAACCGTTGAAACCCAAAGTGATAAGACTCGCGGATGTTCACAATGAAGCTAAGAGTGTCTTCCCAAAGTGCTTCATCGGTACCAAGCTCGTCATCATGAGGGAAATCCTGGACAGAGTCAAGCTCCTCCAACAGTATAACTACGGAAGATCCAAGGAATCTTACAAGTGCTACGACCTTTTTATCCACAAAGAAATGGAGCCTAAATCGCCTCAAGAAGGATTGATAGTCGACTGGACCGGCTCTGCAACAGCTACGTACAACGAGAGCTTCGACGGGTACGATATGCGTCTAATCTCCAAAATTAAGGACTTGATCTCATCAGAAAATGAGATCACGCTCGAGAAATGTGGCGAGAAAACAATCGCGTCTGTATCCTGCACAATGAAAGACGTGGACCCGAATACTGCGCAGTTGATGGCTCATTGGATGTATCAAATAGTACCAGAATTAGCCATTGGCACTGAACTTGGTATCCAACCGATGATCTATCCGCCTACACCGACGGTTTCAATCAGTGCGAGGTATGAAAAGCCTTCATTCACGCTTTCTGGTACGCTCAGCCGTTTAGGTTTTCAAGGATGTTTATTCAAGCAAATGGATTCGAATCTCCGGATAGCCACAATAGTGAACGAGAGTCCCAAAGGCCCAGCGACTATAGGTATCGCATTGTCTAAGAAGTACATCAATGGGAGCTACGTGAAGATATTCGTGGATTCTCAACGTTGCGGTGGCTTCACAGTTCAAAAAGACGTGCTGTTCCATGACCCTCCGAATGAATTAAGAGTAGTAAGCCTGGTTGCAAGCGTTCTTCTAGACCGACAGAGAAGAGTACGCCTCGGCTTTGGTTTCAACCTCGACTTCTAA